The sequence below is a genomic window from Falsibacillus pallidus.
GCTGATTTTCCTTGTCATTTGAAGTGCTGTCTTTTTTCTCATCATCAGAAGTTGAAGCACTCTTATTACCGGAATCTTTCTTATCATTTTTACTGTTATCTTCTTTTTTTACATCATCATTTAATTTTGACACTACGGTTTTATCGGACTTGCTGCCGGCATTCTCATTATCAGTGCTCACATAATGCTGTACAACGAACCAGATCAATGCGACAACACCCACTGCGAAAACAGCTGCCAAAATCTTTGGAATAAAATCCAGGAACTTTGAGCTTGTGCCCGAAGATACTGTCTTACGGGTCTGCACTCTGGAAATATGCCCGGGAAGCTCGCTGCTTTGAACGGAAGGGATATCGCTCGCATACTCTTCGAACAGCGCATCCGGCTCAAGACCAACTGCTTCTGCATATTGTTTGATGAAAGCACGGACGTAAAACTTGCCCGGCATCATATCATAATTACCTTCTTCAATTCC
It includes:
- a CDS encoding helix-turn-helix domain-containing protein, encoding MFVLTELGLRLKGARESKGLSLDDLQTLTKIQKRYLVGIEEGNYDMMPGKFYVRAFIKQYAEAVGLEPDALFEEYASDIPSVQSSELPGHISRVQTRKTVSSGTSSKFLDFIPKILAAVFAVGVVALIWFVVQHYVSTDNENAGSKSDKTVVSKLNDDVKKEDNSKNDKKDSGNKSASTSDDEKKDSTSNDKENQQKTEDTQQKISVVNASGSNTTYKVENAEQFKLKVAATANGKTWVSVKNASGAALFQGLLSNAQSKELDLSNEQTVVIRVGDSTGTEIYVNDEKVEFAVPPTDQITQNITLQHAAPGQ